The nucleotide sequence GGCGATATAAGTCAACTcattcctttatttcctttatcggATTTAGACAATTGCAGAAACCAACAACAACTGATTTCATCGACCAGCCGAACTACAAGCTCCGTTCTGGTTGTAACCGAAGTATTTGGACGAGATAAAGATCTAAAAGAACTCAAGGATTTGTTGTTGAACGCCTCAGATGGAGCAGGATCTAGCAACAGTAGCATCCCTGTGTTAGCTATTGTTGGTATCGGAGGGATCGGCAAGACTACTCTTGCTCAACAAGTATACAATGATGAAGCCGTTCAAGAACATTTTCAGCTAAAGATTTGGGTCTGTGTATCTGAAAATTTCTCTGTAGAGAGACTCACCAAAGAGATTATAGAGTCTACAACCCGAAACAAATGTGAGCTGACAAATTTAGATGCTCTGCATGTGATTCTTAAGGAAGAAGTAACATCAAAGAAGTTTTTTATTGTGCTTGATGATGTGTGGAATGAGGATAGTGGCAAATGGGAGAAATTCTATGCACCGTTGAAAAATGGAGTGCAAGGCAGTAAGATCTTAGTAACAACTCGTTCTACTACAATTGCAGGCATGGTTGGTGCGTTGGATCCAATCCATCTCGATGGTTTGGAGGATGAGAGCTTCTGGACATTCTTCAAGAAATGTGTGTTTGGCTCGCAAAACAATTGTGACCATCCACCTGATCTGAAAGCCATAGCCAAGACAATTGCCAAAAGGTTGAATGGTTTGCCACTTGCAGCAAAGACGGTAGGAGGATTATTGAAGGTTAACATGGAAAAGAGCCACTGGGAAACTATTATGAATAGTGAAATCTGGCAACTTCCGCAAAATGAGAGTGACGTTCTGCCGGTTCTCCAGTTGAGCTATCAATGCCTTCCTGCGCATCTCAAACGCTGCTTTGCCTTTTGCTCACTTTTTCGCAAAGATTATAGATTTCTTAAAAAAGAGTTGGTAAGGATTTGGATAGCAGAAGGCTTTGTTATTCCTCGAGGAAAAGAGAGGATGGAGGATGTAGGGAGCAACTACTTTGAAGATCTAGTTAGTAGATCGTTCTTTCAGAAATCAGGAAGATTTCTTATTGAGTATGTGATGCATGATCTGATACATGATCTTTCACAGTTGGTGTCAGATGGTGAATGTTATCGGCTAGAGAATGGCAATACACAAGAGGTCTCTAGTCTCGTTCGTCATCTGTCAGTGTGGCCTCCTGCGAGTATGACTGCTGGCGAGCTCTGTCGTAATAACAAATGGCGGAGTTTAATTTGGTATGACAATTACTATAATGCCAACACTCCGACTACGAAGGACTTATGGAGATGTTTAAAATACATTCGTGTGTTGATTTTGCAGAGAAGTGGAATTGTTGAATTGCCTGAGGATGTTGGCGAACTTAGACACCTTCGCTATCTTGACATATCCTTTAACTATGAAATGAAAAGATTACCTGACTCATTATGTCGTCTTCACAATCTGCAGGTACTGAAACTGTATGAATGTCCAATACAGAGTTTTCCACAAGGAATGAGCAAGCTTATCAACTTGAGACACATTGATTTTGAAGATACGATATTAATATCGAAAATATACAGGATAGGGAGGCTAGCTTCCCTTCAACAACTAGACAAATTCGAGGTGCAGAATCATCCAGGACACAAACTCGAGGAACTAAGTGGTTTGACACAGCTCCATGGAAAACTACGAATCTCTAATCTTGAAAATGTTGGGAGTAAAGAAGAAGCAAATGCGGGTAAACTGCACAACAAAGTGTTTATTGAAAAATTGACGTTAGAACAGGATGGCAGCTCGGAGACCAATCAATTACTGATCCTGGAGGAGCTGCTTAAAGATCTGCAACCGCATCCCACTCTGAAGAAAATGAATATTTGTGGGTACTCTTGGACAGCTGCATGGGACGAGACTTACAGTTGGGCCAAGGACATAAAGTTGTTTCCATCCGTCTTGCAAGAACTTTGGGTCTCCGATTGCCCCAAACTTAAGAGGTTGCCCCCCCTCCCACCTTCGCTTGTAAATTTAGAGCTACACCGATCCGGGTTGATAAAACTTCCAAATATATGGGAAGAAATCGATGGAAGTGGCAATTGCAAGGTTGCAACTCTTTCAAGGTTGTATATAAATTGCCCAAATCTTACGAGTTTGGAAGAAGGGTTGCTGTCGCAGAATCTTCCGTACCTTAAGACCATCATATTAGAGGATTGTGAAGAACTGATGTGGCTTCCCATGGAGAAGTTTAAGCTATTTGCCTCCCTTAAGGAACTGAAAATAATGAATTGCCCCAAGCTCCTAACCATGACGCGTGACATTAATTACTGGCCCATCCTCCCGCAATCAGTCGAGAAATTAAGCTTGTCTAACTATGGGGATCTTGACAAATTATTGCCTAGTTGCCTGCACAATCTCACCTCGCTCGCTCATTTGGAAATAGCCGAATGTCCTCACGTACGTTCTTTTCCAAAGGAACCTCTTCTTCACTTGAAGCAACTGGACTTTGTGAAAATCTCTGGTTGTGATGAGCTGAGATTAATGGAAGGATTAGGAGTTCTGCAATCCCTCAAGGATTTAATTATTTGTAAATGCCCTAATCTTGTGATAAATGGAAGAAACGAGCATGGGGAGGAGGATGGGGTTTTGTTATCGCTACGTGAATTATGCATTGATAACACTGCGTTGCTTAAAATTTTCCCCCTAAGAAATGCACTGCAATCCATTCATAGACTCCAAATCCAAAGCTCAGTTGAGGAGGTGATGTTTGAGGGGGAGGAGCAGGAATTGTTGCGGAGGCTCACTGTTCTTAGAATCCTAATGTTTGGTTGTTGCAAGAAACTACAATCTCTACCAAAGGAGTTGTATACTCTTCCCTCCCTTGAGCTTTTATCCATTTGGGATTGTCCAGAGATTCAGTCACTGCCGGAGACAGGGCTGCCCACCTCCCTCACTGATTTAAAATGTGATCGTGTAAATCCGATGCTATCGCGACAAATTTGGGAGAAGTGGGAGGAATTGAGAAGCTCTGGTCGATACCGTCTTGTAATTGAACGGCCAAAAGTACTTTGATGCATACGGTTTACacctcttttttgtttttttgtcggcaatttaccaaaaggcgtactacAGTTAATGTATTTATCAAAAAGCGCATCACggttttgtatttaccaaaagaaGCAGGAAAGTGATGTATATTACCGAATATAACCCTACCGCCAACCAACACCTCTGATCAGTCATCAATTCCCAGGCATCCGAAccacatttttaaaaaacttagatattaaaaaaaaaacgatcattagggtacctccctccttcgtgacatgcgagtgcagctcggtcttgtgaaaccctagtttagtgttcgtgagccatcagttCGAGTTTTTCTCAAGCGCCATCTAGCTAGCATTTCAGTTTAATTAAAAACCAGgagtgttcgtgagccatcagtgaaGGATTCTAGGGTTTACATTACATTAATCAGCTAGTATCATAATGGCGCAAAGACGTAGATCgggtgaatcatcatcctctccacatcaattagctgtaaaggttatcattttacaaactctgtgatattgagaagctgaactagtatgatttaaatttttttatttttataaagtatagggttcagttgatgttggacagaaactacattggaacagtgtcctcggtcactttaaaagtttttttcaaccatccacgaagaaaggaacgcatggaggcggtgttattttacatgaccgacacatagtgctgatcaaacagtcaccctttcgtatttttttggacatagaagatatgcagcacatccgtgggattttggtaaatatatttgaaaattgggattcaagtagtcaaacctttagaatctcaggtacaatttataaatttgtattttaattacaaagtaATTGTATGATAAAATTTAAGCTTTTGCTAAACGTGGGGCTGATACGATGCCGTATCAGGCCCAAGGTGGGCCTGATACGGCAtcttatcaggcccaacgtgggcctgatacgatggagtatcagtgctagatatgacattgtatcatgtccgcggtgttcctaatacttttgtatgtgttggtagaagtctaataataatttaacttggtcaagtgttccggtttgcttcacaagatgagacgtttcattgctgctcggtattgcagaccgaggagcttcaattccgattgattcagctaaagcatccagtgacctttttctaacttacttctcaaacaaaaaagaagctactagatcaagaattgaggagttgcttaaattttatggcaatcgcgttgaaggcgaagatgatgtcttattattttgcaaattctatattttgtatatatttgtttgcgtcttattttcttctagtacatataaggtcccgttaagtcttatagatatagtagatgattttgagaatcttgatgattcaactgggttgaagcaatccatgaatttatggctccacaattacctaagattggggacatattttcatcaactgagacaaaacatgctaacaccaacctcccttacctaaagggatttgctgatcttttggcagtaagtgtttaatttgtgtgaaaatttttaatattttgcgaacaattataaaatagttaacccttgtcatggtgaatcaggcatggtttttggagcatgttccaatccaaaaaccatacaaaataaaaggagccagaataaataagtggaggaatattccttcacatattagtaaggtgagagaaatgattaaccaagtttcatctgaagaggtaaatttagaatactttgactatagtttgaTTAAAAAGTATGGTTTTAACATGTTgtttaatattcttacaggttgtgattgacctaatccctaaccaagatgaaagatcattggttgagaaccttgctggcgttgatgacagtccacatgcaatggaggcatcacaaattAAAGTGAGTGTAGGAGGAAGGCAGATTAATAAGgattgttgtaattgcattattcaagcaaacataaataaagagccaacaatggagaacatgcaattgaaggagagggtgaaagagttacttaaaatagttgaaaaaaaggcatggaatctcaatatagcgagcctgtagacgatcctcaaattgaacctgcaggtgttacaacaagaagtaggagaggacgtgacagaagtcgctatgattacagggatactccaattgatagtccattgtggctcaaaactttacctaagaggcagcatagaaatatacatataagtgagcctgcagaaaaagttacaagtataggagaaggaaaaaaatttgtcaaagaatatgttgttgtgggcaaggggaaaggaaaaataggtttggataaaatggaagaagaaattaatattgtacaaatgatggaagacaaatctgatgaagaggcagacaaggatgtagaaatgtttgccaaatatgacaaaatgaggaaacaagcaattgctgtaagacgatatatgcaaatttctttgcaatttgttagatataatggattatctaattgccttttttgtttgtatgcatagtatgtgaagaagcaatttaagtcttccaagaaaaaaaaacaagacgaagaggtggcgtacttgttaaaagccttggaggaaataaagtatgtaaattaaatagttgaatagtaaagtataatatatgcatatctgattacatatttgtgctaaggttatcaaaaagaaatttgcaaaaataatctgtgatttgtttactttgtaggtttacaaatgatatagtttgggaggaaccacccttttgtttaaatttgtattcccttttatctggtgtgaatggagaaatgttgacaagaggggatgtaatcgacacgtattgtaaaattttatttaggggggcattcccgtctggaagcacatacaacaagtcaatatattgttcaacattcttcacagtaaggaattgatttgattatagtaaaaaatagaattctttttattagttggttatgtatgtatgactttgcatatttgtagtcattaatgaaatcgtcaagtaagtttgccttccaacacatgataaagacagatagacgagatgaagaggtaaggtatatatttatacctttgtgcagtgataatgcacacttccacttgctggtggtggacaccaaatcaatgacgttcaatcagtacaattctcttgcaagtggaagtaaatacaaatatgaatttgaagcagcggtgagcatctaataataatgtgtaggtttgtattttaatataaatgctagttgatggaaaatggaaatttcctcttcaatcttcaggtatcagattttaaattatatagtcgtgagcacgttgctgctattcatccaaacttagaaaggcattatccgtttgatagatgggtctctcgcacaattgaatgtccacaacaacaagcaaggtaaatcgagTAGAACGTGTGAATATAAataattgagaaaaaaaatattgacaattaaaatgctgttgttctttacagcgttgactgtagcttctttgtgatgcaatacattcgatgtctcctatatgatatgaagatggacttcaaataaggagacatgaaaaaaattagaattgatgtaatggtagcaattttgagggataaatattttcaaacattggattaaatatccagtcttgtaaggcaaaaacttgtatagaatgtaaatgcacttattacgtagtgtaggatttttaatatctttgtatgtagtctttgttgtataatacggtggtatgtagtgtatgagaagattagaaactgtcactggaatattaataatattgcatagtgattagtcaaatataaatcacaatatacaaaatgcaatgctggtgcttatcagtggaaagagacaatgtatataagttgtaaTGCACACtatttctatcttctcaaaactgaaaacatggtaacggttgggattgtttaaaaaatcaaataggctcggaccaaCAGTCGGTTTCCAGAGCACGTCActaggttccgtgccaactgccacggagcaataccttattagaaatagggtataaatacgttttgacaccagatataccatcttcccagttagaacttcacagggaacatgatttcaggtagaaccaagtaggggagggccatcagtgggttttggtcaaaacccactgatggaccttgacacctctgattggacccatttcagctctagtggtattctggagttgcaaggactcagaagatggtggaaaatcattatttatatatatatatatatatatatatatatatatatatgtgctgggaaaaaataatataaaatcagccttcgttgggcctgatatgagggcatatcaggcccaacgtgggcctgatatgagtatcaattaataaagcaatattctttctccccctaatataaactccaagcatgctaacaggggcctgatcaaaataataaaataacatcaattttaaaattcaCTTTCCATACGGTAGAAAAGAAAAGCTGTGCAGTGTTCCGTGGCaattggcacggagccataccttctaatccatggtgtataaattatgttttacaccatatataccatatccccaccaagaccttcacaggggaattGATTTCTATtatatccaagtaggggaggggcatcagtgggttttggtcaaaacccactgatggacctagacacctcggaTTGGACCGATTTtagttctagtggtattctggagtttcaaggactccatatctggtggcaaatcattatttaaatttctaaaggtgctgggagaaaattaaaatacaatcaacctccgttgggcctgatatgcgtgcatatcaggcccaacgtgggcctgatatacaagcatatcaggcccaacgtgggcctgatatccaagcatatcaggcccaaagtggccttggtactgttccgtgccaatgacacggagccatacttcgtaatccatggtgtataaattatgtttgacaccataaataccatctccccagcaagaccttcactggggacttgatatcatgaaaatccaagtaggggagggccatcagtgggttttggtcaaaatccactgatggacctagacacatcggattggacccatttcagctctagtggtattctggagttgcaaggactcagaatctggtgacaaatcattatttaaatatttataggtgctggaaaaaatttaaaatacaatcagcctccgttgggcctaatatgcttggatatcaggcccaacgtgggcctgatctccaagcatatcaggcccaaagtggccttggtactgttccgtgccaactggcacggagccatacttcgtaatccatggtgtataaattatgtttgacaccataaataccatctccccaccaagaccttcacaggggactttaTTTCATGataatccaagtaggggagggccatcagtgggttttggtcaaaacccactgatggacctagacacatcggattgaacccatttcagctctagtggtattctggagtttcaaggactcagaatctggtggcaaataattgtttaaatatttataggtgctgggaaaattttaaaatataatcatcctccgttgggcctgatatgcttggatatcaggcccaacgtgggcctgatatgagtgcatatcaggcccaacgtggccctgatatccaagcatatcaggaccaaagtggccttggcactgttccgtgccaactggcacggagccattcttcgtaatccatggtgtataaattatatttgacaccataaataccatctccccaccaagaccttcacaggggacttgatttcatgaaaatccaagtaggggaggcctatcagtgggttttggtcaaaacccactgatggacctagacacatcggattgaacccatttcagctctagtggtattctggagtttcaaggactcagaatctggtggcaaataattgtttaaatatttataggtgctgggaaaaatttaaaatacaatcagcctccgttgggcctgatatgcttggatatcaggcccaacgtgggcctgatatgaatatcatttaataaagaagtattatttaaaaataataataaataatcttaCACATAAATCGAGGTGATTAACATAAATCGAGGTGATTAAATAATCTTGTACCTGGGCCTGATATCAtatatatcaggcccacgttgggcctgatatctatgatatcatgccacttttgaagcagatacttcttgtaaactaggCCCACCACtgtctaaaccctaaaccataaataaacaatTTTTAGCCAAACCATCAAatgcagcaggtgcaaacaactgggccataatcggaggacctgtagaatgccgccagcccctggatcttgactgaattgtaaattggaggagttgaggcatatgttttgtatgaagtacataaataggtttgtaagacaaacagttgttaaaagtgatgtttctgttatatacgtttatggagtatttagtttgtgttacagttttatggtaggtatgagaagtgtaaaccatcacctgcaaggcagaaataatacttcacaccatatctccattgtgtcaaataaaaatgcgatacatttcaattcaacaggaaggggtTCATAATTTCAAAGTCACATTAATATGTAGTGAAATATAGATGTGTTAAAACATGCACAAAGGGAGTGTAGTAATCcattccatagggtagaaaagaaaaggtgtgcactgttccgtgcctacTGGCACGGAGctatacttcgtaatccatggt is from Zingiber officinale cultivar Zhangliang chromosome 7B, Zo_v1.1, whole genome shotgun sequence and encodes:
- the LOC122005550 gene encoding putative disease resistance protein RGA3 — encoded protein: MAFKVKVLGWFADHFLGRLVGKAADFADQQFGEQHGVQDDINKLQSSSEKSRLIIHQVEKLRIQDEGVKTRLKGLLMQLKDAAYDADDLLDEFQYQVLKKQVEQQENESINFSLPSSSTAVPATKKPRISVSTIVDQISSSRDKDRVRKIKERIESITGDISQLIPLFPLSDLDNCRNQQQLISSTSRTTSSVLVVTEVFGRDKDLKELKDLLLNASDGAGSSNSSIPVLAIVGIGGIGKTTLAQQVYNDEAVQEHFQLKIWVCVSENFSVERLTKEIIESTTRNKCELTNLDALHVILKEEVTSKKFFIVLDDVWNEDSGKWEKFYAPLKNGVQGSKILVTTRSTTIAGMVGALDPIHLDGLEDESFWTFFKKCVFGSQNNCDHPPDLKAIAKTIAKRLNGLPLAAKTVGGLLKVNMEKSHWETIMNSEIWQLPQNESDVLPVLQLSYQCLPAHLKRCFAFCSLFRKDYRFLKKELVRIWIAEGFVIPRGKERMEDVGSNYFEDLVSRSFFQKSGRFLIEYVMHDLIHDLSQLVSDGECYRLENGNTQEVSSLVRHLSVWPPASMTAGELCRNNKWRSLIWYDNYYNANTPTTKDLWRCLKYIRVLILQRSGIVELPEDVGELRHLRYLDISFNYEMKRLPDSLCRLHNLQVLKLYECPIQSFPQGMSKLINLRHIDFEDTILISKIYRIGRLASLQQLDKFEVQNHPGHKLEELSGLTQLHGKLRISNLENVGSKEEANAGKLHNKVFIEKLTLEQDGSSETNQLLILEELLKDLQPHPTLKKMNICGYSWTAAWDETYSWAKDIKLFPSVLQELWVSDCPKLKRLPPLPPSLVNLELHRSGLIKLPNIWEEIDGSGNCKVATLSRLYINCPNLTSLEEGLLSQNLPYLKTIILEDCEELMWLPMEKFKLFASLKELKIMNCPKLLTMTRDINYWPILPQSVEKLSLSNYGDLDKLLPSCLHNLTSLAHLEIAECPHVRSFPKEPLLHLKQLDFVKISGCDELRLMEGLGVLQSLKDLIICKCPNLVINGRNEHGEEDGVLLSLRELCIDNTALLKIFPLRNALQSIHRLQIQSSVEEVMFEGEEQELLRRLTVLRILMFGCCKKLQSLPKELYTLPSLELLSIWDCPEIQSLPETGLPTSLTDLKCDRVNPMLSRQIWEKWEELRSSGRYRLVIERPKVL